Proteins from one Desulforegulaceae bacterium genomic window:
- the efp gene encoding elongation factor P, translating to MLESGDLRKGLKIIYDGDPHVITQFEFVKPGKGQALYKCRLKNMLTGSQFENTFRSGEKFGKADLEELEMEYLYPDGENFCFMNTTTYDQVFLSPDQIGEENIGFLKENTVCKILFFGSQPIGVTLPNFIDLKVESTEPWARGDTATNDTKPATLETGVVIQVPPFISENEMVRIDTRTGLYSERVK from the coding sequence ATGCTGGAAAGCGGAGATTTAAGAAAAGGTTTAAAAATAATTTATGACGGAGATCCCCATGTAATAACCCAGTTTGAATTTGTTAAACCGGGCAAGGGGCAGGCTCTTTATAAGTGCAGACTTAAGAATATGCTCACAGGTTCCCAGTTTGAGAACACTTTCAGATCTGGTGAAAAATTTGGAAAAGCAGATTTGGAAGAGTTGGAAATGGAATATCTTTATCCTGATGGTGAAAATTTTTGTTTTATGAATACAACCACCTATGATCAGGTGTTTTTATCACCAGATCAAATAGGTGAGGAAAACATAGGTTTTCTAAAAGAAAACACTGTATGTAAAATTTTGTTTTTCGGGTCTCAGCCCATAGGGGTTACTTTGCCTAACTTCATAGATCTCAAGGTTGAATCTACAGAACCTTGGGCAAGGGGCGATACTGCAACAAACGACACCAAACCTGCAACTCTTGAAACTGGAGTGGTTATCCAGGTTCCTCCATTTATTAGTGAAAATGAAATGGTAAGAATAGACACACGAACCGGTCTTTATTCTGAAAGGGTAAAATAA